The DNA region GCAACGCATCAATCACTTCGACATTCATACTCTTCAATTTTGCAATTTCTTTCGCCGTTTCCATGGCTCTTCCCAAACTGCTGGATATTATTCCATTCAGAGAAATTCCTTCAAACCAATGAGCTGTCAGCTTCGCCTGTTTTTTCCCCAATGCACTCAGTGCCACCTCAGTACTGCCTTGATACCTTCCAGATTCATTCCAGACCGTTTGTCCATGACGAACAAAATATAGCGTGATCATCTATTCAAGAACCTTTCTCAATGCATTAACTAATCGCAGATTTTCTTCCTTTATCTTTACTGCAATCCGAAAATAACTTTCATCCAACCCCGCATAATTACCGCATTGCCGCAAAATAATTTTATAAGGCCATAGTGCTTGCTGCAGTTCATATGCTGATTTGAACTTTCTCATCAGTTTGCATAAAAAGAAATTAACACTTCCCGGATATACCTTAATACTATCGATTGCAGACAAATCCGTAATCATCCTATTCCTTTCCGTTTTACAATATTCTCGTATTCTCTGAATATACGCATCATCTGCCAATGCACTCTTCATATAAGTCTGAACAAGTCCATTTACATGCCAAGGAATTAATTGCTCCTGGCATTTCTTAGCAATTTCTTCTGTGGAAAAACTGCATCCGATTCTTAGCCCCGGGACAGCATAAAATTTCGTTAAGGAAGAAACTATAATAACCTGTCTATGGCAAAGGCAAAGTTTTCGGTAGGAAAAAGAGTCTCCTAAAAAGTCCACAAAAGACTCATCCAAAATTAAATAGCTTTGCGTTTTTTCTACAAGCAGAAGTATCTGTTTCAACCTTTCCTCATTAAGTATTTGTCCGTCAGGATTGTTGGGGTTCCCTAAATATACAACAGATTTCGGTTCTATCTTTGTAAAAAACTCCACTGGAATTTTGAAATCTGTTTTTGCAGACAACGGTATTTCCTCTACCTTTGCGTTGACAGATTCAGCTGATAGACGATACTCGCTAAATGACGGTGCCGGTACATAAACCTTGCCAGGCAGCAGCACACGGAGCAGAGTATACATAATTTCTGTAGCACCATTTCCAACCGTTATCATCCGGTCAGGCATGCCATACCTG from Dialister invisus DSM 15470 includes:
- a CDS encoding pyridoxal phosphate-dependent aminotransferase encodes the protein MILSQSRHGGDIFKLPGGERDGFLDFSININPLGLSPKGKEALIRSWEKEVLRYPDMECRELISALANRYGMPDRMITVGNGATEIMYTLLRVLLPGKVYVPAPSFSEYRLSAESVNAKVEEIPLSAKTDFKIPVEFFTKIEPKSVVYLGNPNNPDGQILNEERLKQILLLVEKTQSYLILDESFVDFLGDSFSYRKLCLCHRQVIIVSSLTKFYAVPGLRIGCSFSTEEIAKKCQEQLIPWHVNGLVQTYMKSALADDAYIQRIREYCKTERNRMITDLSAIDSIKVYPGSVNFFLCKLMRKFKSAYELQQALWPYKIILRQCGNYAGLDESYFRIAVKIKEENLRLVNALRKVLE